A window from Borrelia sp. P9F1 encodes these proteins:
- a CDS encoding Cof-type HAD-IIB family hydrolase, producing MNSNYRKYKMLVFDLDGTLLNNDHRVTPLTLKVLSKLRNDFRIIIATGRRLDELKDVMVQLKEIDIEKEYMVTANGAEVFLQNNLILRYKMEYSLVREILKLERGEIDINLYTSSDWYSDRAIRSPIMNYFISNLGVRPVITDLFSLQVDSFSKIVYFSQDFVALENFGNTIREKKFKDVHVFYSARDLLEITNVNANKYNAVKNIASFERVDIEDILAFGDNGNDYEMLKNVGRGIVMKNANEFVRTNLPNNEITKFSNDEDGVAKFLIDFFDLDISFI from the coding sequence ATGAATTCTAATTATCGAAAATATAAGATGCTAGTCTTTGATCTTGATGGAACTTTACTTAATAACGATCACAGGGTTACTCCACTGACTCTTAAAGTTCTTTCAAAATTGAGGAATGATTTTCGTATAATTATTGCTACCGGTAGGAGATTAGATGAGCTTAAGGATGTTATGGTGCAACTTAAAGAAATTGATATTGAAAAGGAGTATATGGTAACAGCCAACGGAGCTGAAGTATTTTTGCAAAACAATTTAATCTTGAGATACAAGATGGAATATAGTCTAGTAAGAGAAATTCTTAAACTTGAGAGGGGAGAAATTGATATTAATCTTTATACTTCAAGCGATTGGTATTCTGATAGAGCAATTAGGAGTCCAATTATGAATTATTTCATTAGTAATTTAGGGGTAAGGCCTGTTATTACTGATTTATTTTCTCTCCAAGTGGACTCTTTTTCTAAAATAGTTTATTTTTCTCAAGACTTTGTTGCTCTTGAAAATTTTGGGAATACAATAAGAGAGAAAAAGTTTAAGGATGTGCATGTATTTTATTCTGCTCGGGATCTTTTAGAAATTACAAATGTTAACGCTAATAAGTATAATGCTGTTAAAAATATTGCTTCATTTGAACGTGTTGATATTGAGGATATTTTAGCGTTTGGAGATAACGGGAATGACTACGAAATGTTAAAAAATGTTGGAAGGGGGATTGTAATGAAGAATGCTAACGAATTTGTGAGGACTAATTTACCAAATAACGAGATTACAAAATTCAGCAATGATGAAGACGGAGTCGCTAAATTTTTAATTGATTTTTTTGATCTTGACATTAGTTTTATTTAG
- the hpt gene encoding hypoxanthine phosphoribosyltransferase, producing the protein MNDQISTLFSAEGIEIRIKELAQEIRDYYKDKNNVVFISLLKGSFIFFADITREIGLNVKIDFLQASSYGTNAHSSLKVTIKKDIDIDIENCYVILFDDIVDTGLTYKKIIEHLKTKNPKEIKTCALFNKPSKRLTELHIDYVGFEIDNHFIVGYGIDFNEKHRTSKDVSKINK; encoded by the coding sequence ATGAATGATCAAATTTCGACTTTATTTTCAGCGGAAGGAATAGAAATCAGAATTAAAGAGTTGGCTCAAGAGATTAGGGATTACTACAAGGACAAGAATAATGTAGTTTTTATATCTCTCCTTAAAGGCTCATTCATATTTTTTGCAGATATTACAAGAGAAATTGGACTTAATGTAAAAATAGATTTTCTACAAGCTTCAAGTTATGGAACTAATGCTCACTCTTCACTAAAAGTGACAATAAAGAAAGATATCGACATTGACATAGAAAATTGCTACGTAATACTTTTTGACGACATTGTGGATACCGGATTAACCTATAAAAAAATTATTGAACATTTAAAAACGAAAAATCCTAAAGAGATTAAAACTTGTGCTCTTTTCAATAAACCGTCTAAAAGATTAACAGAATTACACATAGACTATGTGGGCTTTGAAATTGATAATCATTTCATAGTTGGGTATGGCATTGATTTTAATGAAAAACACAGAACCTCAAAGGATGTATCAAAAATAAACAAATAG
- a CDS encoding adenylosuccinate synthase produces MSVYAVIGTQWGDEGKGKIIDFLSAKADYVVRFNGGSNAGHTIVANNKKFIFHLLPSGALQGSNCIIGSGVVIDLRILIEEIEILKQNNIKTKILISDKAHIIMPYHIKLDELSEQIKGRDKIGTTRKGIGPCYADKINRTGIRAVDLLNMEIFKKKLKVNLDEKNKIIEKIYGKEPFDYVDILSDYRKYIAILQPIITNTEEILKEAFISKKNILIEGAQGTMLDIENGTFPFVTSSSTLIIAAVGCGIPVSGIKQKIGIVKAFSSRVGEGPFVSEISVIGDKIREKGKEYGATTGRPRRIGWLDLLTIKKAAYLNELNHLALTKLDVLNGIEELKICVAYEYQGKIYEYVPTSCEILKKAKPVYKSFKGFEQDISNINCYENLPPEAKEYIEFIEREVGVQISIISLGAEREKTIFRNKEWIDM; encoded by the coding sequence ATGTCAGTTTATGCGGTCATTGGTACCCAATGGGGAGATGAAGGAAAGGGAAAGATTATAGATTTTCTCTCGGCAAAGGCAGACTACGTTGTAAGATTTAACGGAGGTAGTAATGCTGGTCATACAATCGTTGCTAATAATAAAAAATTCATTTTTCATCTGTTACCCTCAGGAGCTTTACAGGGATCAAATTGCATAATTGGATCTGGAGTCGTAATTGATCTGAGAATTTTAATCGAAGAGATTGAAATCCTCAAACAAAACAACATTAAAACAAAAATACTAATCAGCGATAAAGCCCACATAATAATGCCCTATCACATTAAACTTGACGAACTTAGTGAACAGATAAAGGGTCGTGACAAAATCGGAACTACTAGGAAGGGGATTGGACCCTGTTATGCCGATAAAATAAATAGAACAGGCATAAGAGCTGTCGATCTACTTAATATGGAAATTTTTAAGAAAAAACTAAAAGTAAATCTAGATGAAAAAAACAAAATTATAGAAAAGATATACGGCAAAGAACCTTTCGATTACGTTGATATCTTAAGTGACTACAGGAAATATATAGCAATTCTTCAACCTATAATCACAAACACAGAGGAAATATTAAAAGAAGCTTTCATCTCTAAAAAGAATATATTAATAGAAGGAGCGCAGGGCACAATGCTTGATATTGAAAATGGAACATTTCCATTTGTAACATCAAGTAGTACGTTAATCATAGCAGCTGTGGGATGTGGCATCCCTGTTTCAGGAATAAAACAAAAAATTGGAATAGTAAAAGCTTTCTCTTCAAGAGTTGGGGAAGGTCCATTTGTGAGCGAAATTTCTGTTATTGGAGACAAGATTAGGGAAAAGGGAAAAGAATATGGGGCAACCACAGGAAGACCCCGTCGGATTGGATGGCTTGACCTTTTAACTATCAAAAAAGCCGCTTACCTTAACGAATTAAACCATTTAGCTTTAACCAAACTGGATGTTCTAAATGGTATAGAAGAACTTAAAATTTGTGTGGCCTATGAATATCAAGGAAAAATATACGAATATGTACCTACTTCCTGTGAAATATTAAAGAAAGCCAAGCCTGTATACAAGAGTTTTAAGGGATTTGAGCAGGATATTAGTAATATAAATTGTTATGAAAATTTGCCACCTGAGGCTAAAGAATATATCGAATTCATTGAAAGAGAAGTTGGAGTTCAAATCTCAATTATTTCCCTTGGAGCAGAAAGAGAAAAAACCATTTTTAGGAATAAAGAATGGATAGATATGTAA
- the purB gene encoding adenylosuccinate lyase yields the protein MDRYVNPLESRYSSKEMLYIFSPKFKYTTWRKLWYNLALTQKELGVDISQEQLDKLYKNIENIDFTVVEKYEEKFKHEVMAHLYAYADSAGEDAKKILHLGVTSAFLMDNTDLVQTKEALLLLKNHLKNVIKTLNHFSIKHKNLTTLAYTHLQEAQLTTLGKRSSLWLKSLIFDLKELDFILSNLCFRGVKGAVGNQSSFKELLSSNFERVKNLDISVAKRMGFDKVYKITSQTYDRKIDSSTLNLLGNLAQSAHKITNDIRFMQHLKEIEEHFEKKQIGSSAMPYKRNPIHSERVASLAKFIMSLQTSGGFIVATQWLERTLDDSACKRLNIPQAFLAADAILILLDKIFNNIRVNDKIIEQHVKVEMPFILTEDILMKATKNGGDRQVLHEKLRTYSMQVRENIYLGKNENDLIKLILKDESFRLTPEDMDEILNSNQNAGFASSQVEDFLQEVVTPILEEK from the coding sequence ATGGATAGATATGTAAACCCGTTAGAGTCAAGATATTCAAGCAAAGAAATGCTTTACATTTTTTCACCAAAATTCAAGTACACAACGTGGAGAAAGCTTTGGTATAACTTAGCCTTGACACAAAAAGAATTAGGGGTAGACATTAGCCAAGAACAACTAGATAAGCTATACAAAAATATTGAGAACATTGACTTTACTGTTGTAGAAAAATATGAAGAAAAATTTAAACATGAAGTTATGGCTCATCTCTATGCATATGCTGATTCAGCTGGAGAGGATGCTAAAAAAATTTTACATCTTGGTGTTACAAGTGCATTCTTAATGGACAATACGGATTTAGTTCAAACAAAAGAAGCATTATTGCTTCTTAAGAATCATTTAAAAAATGTCATTAAAACTTTAAATCATTTTTCAATAAAGCATAAAAATTTAACAACACTTGCCTATACACATTTACAAGAGGCTCAATTAACAACCCTTGGGAAAAGAAGCAGCTTGTGGCTTAAAAGTTTAATTTTTGATCTTAAAGAACTTGATTTTATTTTATCCAATCTGTGTTTCAGAGGAGTAAAGGGCGCTGTGGGGAATCAGAGTAGCTTTAAGGAATTGCTGTCTTCTAACTTTGAAAGGGTAAAAAATCTGGACATAAGTGTGGCTAAAAGAATGGGATTCGATAAAGTTTACAAAATAACTAGTCAAACTTACGATCGAAAAATTGATTCATCAACTTTAAACCTTCTAGGCAACCTGGCTCAAAGTGCACATAAAATCACTAACGATATTAGGTTCATGCAACACCTTAAGGAAATTGAAGAGCATTTTGAAAAAAAACAAATAGGTTCATCAGCAATGCCTTATAAAAGAAACCCTATCCATAGCGAAAGGGTAGCCTCTCTTGCCAAGTTTATAATGAGCCTACAAACAAGTGGCGGGTTTATAGTCGCAACGCAATGGCTTGAGCGGACGCTAGACGATTCGGCTTGCAAGAGACTAAATATTCCTCAAGCATTCCTAGCTGCAGATGCCATTTTGATATTACTTGATAAAATATTTAACAATATTAGAGTAAACGACAAAATAATTGAACAACATGTAAAAGTGGAAATGCCATTTATCTTAACAGAAGACATATTAATGAAAGCAACTAAAAATGGCGGTGACAGACAGGTATTGCATGAAAAACTCAGAACTTATTCCATGCAAGTACGGGAGAATATATATTTAGGAAAAAATGAAAATGACCTAATTAAGTTAATTCTTAAAGATGAAAGTTTTAGGCTAACGCCTGAGGATATGGATGAAATCTTAAATTCAAATCAAAATGCAGGATTTGCGTCCTCTCAAGTTGAAGATTTTCTTCAAGAAGTAGTAACTCCCATTCTTGAAGAAAAATAA
- a CDS encoding 6-phospho-alpha-glucosidase has translation MKKKFNIVIAGGGSTFTPGIVLMLLDHLDEFPIGHIKLYDIDSERQDIVGKACKILIRERYPDVKFSYATDPREAFSDVDFVMAHIRVGKYEMRELDETIPLKYGVVGQETCGPGGIAYGMRSIGGVIELVDYMEKYSPHAWMLNYSNPAAIVAEATRCLRPKSRILNICDMPVGIENRFVDILRLKSRKELIVRYYGLNHFGWWTEVRHVNGDDLMPKLIEHVKEHGYLSGREAETGQHIDASWTSTFSKVKDVAALDPSTLPNTYLKYYLYSDYELTHTDPTKTRVKEVKEGREAKVFGECKRIAENNTAVGTTIEIDEHASYIVDLARAIAFNTGERMLLIVENNGAVENFDPTAMVEVPCIVGSNGPERICMGRIPQFQKGLMEQQVSVEKLTVEAWVEKSYLKLWQALTMSKMVPSASVAKKILDDLIKVNGDYWPELK, from the coding sequence ATGAAGAAAAAATTTAATATTGTGATTGCTGGAGGGGGAAGTACCTTTACTCCGGGTATAGTGTTGATGTTGCTTGATCATCTTGATGAGTTTCCCATTGGGCATATTAAGCTTTATGATATTGATAGTGAGCGCCAAGATATTGTTGGAAAAGCTTGCAAGATACTAATTAGGGAGAGATATCCCGATGTAAAGTTTTCTTACGCCACGGATCCAAGAGAAGCTTTTAGTGATGTCGATTTTGTAATGGCGCATATTCGAGTTGGTAAATATGAGATGAGAGAGCTTGATGAGACAATCCCTCTTAAGTATGGGGTTGTTGGACAAGAAACATGCGGACCTGGTGGTATTGCTTATGGTATGCGTTCAATTGGAGGAGTTATTGAACTTGTTGATTACATGGAAAAATATTCACCTCATGCTTGGATGCTGAATTACTCCAATCCTGCTGCAATTGTTGCGGAGGCCACAAGATGCCTTCGTCCTAAATCTAGGATATTAAATATTTGTGATATGCCAGTTGGAATAGAGAATAGATTTGTTGATATTTTAAGATTAAAATCCAGAAAAGAATTGATTGTAAGATACTATGGCCTTAATCATTTTGGTTGGTGGACTGAAGTTAGGCATGTAAACGGCGATGATTTGATGCCAAAGTTAATAGAACATGTAAAAGAACACGGGTATCTTTCAGGAAGAGAAGCTGAGACAGGCCAGCACATTGATGCAAGTTGGACTTCGACATTTAGCAAAGTAAAAGATGTGGCTGCCCTTGATCCAAGTACTTTGCCGAATACTTATTTGAAATATTATTTGTATAGCGACTATGAGCTTACGCACACTGATCCTACTAAAACAAGAGTTAAAGAGGTCAAGGAGGGTAGAGAAGCTAAAGTTTTTGGAGAATGTAAGAGGATAGCTGAAAATAATACTGCTGTAGGTACTACTATTGAGATAGATGAGCATGCATCTTACATCGTTGATCTCGCCCGAGCAATAGCTTTTAATACAGGTGAAAGAATGCTTTTGATTGTTGAAAATAATGGAGCTGTTGAAAATTTTGATCCTACTGCTATGGTGGAAGTTCCTTGTATCGTTGGTTCTAATGGACCTGAGCGTATATGTATGGGAAGAATTCCTCAGTTTCAAAAGGGGCTTATGGAACAACAAGTATCTGTCGAAAAACTTACGGTTGAAGCTTGGGTGGAGAAATCATATTTAAAGTTGTGGCAAGCTTTGACTATGTCTAAGATGGTGCCAAGTGCAAGTGTTGCCAAGAAAATTCTTGATGATCTCATTAAAGTCAATGGGGATTACTGGCCAGAATTGAAGTAA
- a CDS encoding alpha-glucoside-specific PTS transporter subunit IIBC, whose translation MVQTMQKFGSAMVIPALFFALFGLVVGVSSVFLVGASPGVWRDFWWMVGEGGWTIFRQMPLLFAAALPISLAKKASARACIESFLAFLLFNYFIAAILRLYGQTFGVDYSMAPGGTSGLTMLANIKTLDTSIFGAITVSCIIIYLHNRYFDVKFSPYFQIFSGSNYIVALSFLIMLPLALVFCIIWPRIQMGIAGLQGIMAYSGAFGVWLYTFLERVLIPFGFHHFIYQPFIFGPAVVDDGILKYWAEHIQEFSQSTIPLKELFPGGGFALHGNSKVFGVLGLSLAMYYTAKEDKRKALKGLLVPAALTSMINGITEPIEFTFLFVAPALFVLHSVLAGCMSALMYSFGLVGNMGTGVIDFALLNWIPMWKNHPQPYVAQIIIGSIFTAIYFFSFKYLIFKFNFKTPGRWEDDTPVKLHTKRDYIGDQRRHQSLSIIHMLGGKSNIEDVSNCATRLRITVKDVNKVHPDESFKKHGVKGIFKTGNYFQIVIGLDVPILREEIESILNSKEEEV comes from the coding sequence ATGGTACAAACAATGCAAAAGTTTGGAAGTGCAATGGTTATTCCTGCTTTGTTTTTTGCTTTATTTGGGTTGGTAGTAGGAGTATCATCTGTATTCTTGGTTGGAGCAAGTCCTGGAGTTTGGAGAGATTTTTGGTGGATGGTCGGAGAAGGTGGTTGGACAATTTTTAGACAAATGCCTTTGCTTTTTGCCGCTGCTTTGCCGATAAGCTTAGCAAAGAAAGCATCCGCTAGAGCTTGTATTGAATCTTTTCTTGCATTTTTGCTTTTTAATTATTTCATTGCGGCTATTTTAAGACTTTATGGTCAAACTTTTGGCGTTGACTATTCTATGGCTCCAGGAGGGACTAGTGGACTTACTATGCTAGCTAATATCAAAACACTTGATACTAGTATATTTGGGGCAATTACGGTTTCATGTATTATTATCTATTTACATAATAGGTATTTTGATGTCAAATTTTCTCCTTATTTCCAAATTTTCTCAGGTAGTAATTACATAGTAGCTTTAAGCTTTTTAATAATGTTACCCCTAGCGTTAGTTTTTTGTATTATATGGCCTAGAATACAAATGGGAATTGCAGGTTTGCAGGGAATAATGGCCTATTCAGGAGCTTTTGGGGTATGGCTTTATACATTCCTAGAGAGAGTTTTGATTCCCTTTGGATTTCATCACTTCATTTATCAACCGTTTATATTTGGACCAGCTGTTGTTGATGACGGAATTTTAAAGTATTGGGCCGAACATATTCAAGAATTTTCTCAAAGTACTATCCCTCTTAAAGAATTATTTCCAGGTGGTGGGTTTGCCCTCCATGGAAATTCTAAGGTGTTTGGTGTGCTTGGACTTTCTTTAGCTATGTATTACACCGCTAAAGAAGATAAGAGAAAGGCTTTAAAGGGTTTGCTAGTTCCCGCAGCTCTCACTTCAATGATTAATGGAATAACGGAACCAATTGAGTTTACATTCCTTTTTGTTGCTCCCGCACTGTTTGTTCTGCATTCTGTTCTTGCAGGATGCATGTCTGCCCTTATGTATTCGTTTGGTCTTGTAGGGAACATGGGGACTGGGGTAATTGATTTTGCATTGTTGAATTGGATTCCCATGTGGAAGAATCACCCCCAACCCTACGTAGCACAGATTATTATTGGTAGCATTTTTACAGCCATTTATTTCTTTTCATTTAAGTACTTAATATTTAAGTTTAATTTCAAGACCCCTGGTAGATGGGAAGATGATACTCCTGTTAAGTTACATACTAAAAGGGATTATATCGGAGATCAACGCAGGCACCAATCTTTAAGCATAATTCATATGTTGGGAGGGAAATCCAATATTGAAGATGTTAGCAACTGTGCCACAAGACTTAGAATTACTGTTAAAGATGTCAATAAAGTACATCCTGATGAGAGCTTTAAAAAACATGGTGTTAAGGGGATATTTAAGACAGGCAATTATTTTCAAATTGTCATTGGGCTCGATGTTCCAATATTAAGAGAGGAGATAGAATCTATTCTTAACAGTAAAGAGGAGGAAGTATGA